The segment CCGGGTGCCTGGGGTATGATTTTTGCTTTTGCGGCCATCGTTGTTGTGTCACTGGCTGAGAGCAAAAAAATTGTAAAAGAAAAGGAAATTGCTTCCTAGGGAGGTCGCTTGATGAGCTGGAAAAAATATTGGGATGAAGAATTGGAGACTATGTCGCCATCTAAGTTAGAGGTGTTGGAGGAGAAGAAGCTGCGTCAGCAAATTGAATACTGTTTTGCGACAAGCAGTTTTTATAGAGATAAGATGCAGTTGGCCGGTATTAAACTGGAAGACATACAATGCAAGCAGGATTTAAGTAAGTTTCCCTTTACTACAAAAGATGAAATCCGAGAAAATCAGGAAACAGAGTCGCCGTATGGGGGTTACTTAAGCTCATCCCCTGAAAAACTTAAACGTGTGCATGGGACTTCTGGTACCACCGGGCGCTTTATTTTAACTTGTTTTACTCAAAACGATGTGCGTGTAGCTGCTGAATGCGGAGCAAGGAGTTTGTGGACAGCCGGCATGAGGCCTGATGATACAGTGTTTCATGTGTTTAATTACAGCATCTACGTTGGCGGGTTGACTGACCACCTTTCGGCAGAATATCTGGGAGCGACCGTGGTTCCCATAGGGGTGGGGCAGTCCCAGGCATTTATTAGCCTTGCAAAGGATATCCAACCTACAGTTATCACCAGTACTCCTTCCTACCCTGTCTATTTGGCAAAAAAACTGAGGGATGAATATGGTATGGAACCGAAAGAACTTGGGCTGAAGAAAGGTTTATTCGGTGGTGAACCGGGAGCGGGTATTCCAGCCACTCGTAAGCGTTTGGAAGAAATGTGGGGCTTTGAAGCTAGGGATGCCAACTATGGTCTTGGCGAAGTGTTGGCCATATTTGCTTCGGAATGTGAAGCTGAAGACGGACTTCATTTCTGCGGTCAAGGTGCTTTGATTGTTGAACTAATTGACCCAGATACAGCTGACGTAAAAAAGATAGAAGCTGGAGCGGAAGGTGAATTGGTTCTCACAACTTTAGAAAGAGAGGCCACCCCGTTAATCCGCTACCGTACAAGGGACTTTGTCAGGGTTGTTACCACGGAACCTTGTTCATGCGGCAGGACTAGTTTTCGCTTTAAAGTTATTGGTCGGAGTGATGATATGCTATGGGTTCGTGGTGTTAACGTTTTCCCTAAGGCAATTGAAGAGACAGTGATGAAGCTGCGGCCTCAGGTTACCGGTGAGCATCAAATAATCCTTGATCGTGAAGGGGCAATAGATATCTTACCTTTAAAAATCGAATACGCAGAACATATTGAATTAAACCATTTAGATAAATTAAGGAAGTTTATTGAGGATAGATTTTCTGATGAACTGAGGGTTACAACAAAAGTCGAACTAGTGCCTTCAGGATCCTTGCCAACCTTTGAGAAAAAGGCCAAACGTATTAAGAAAGTTTTCAAGGGAGAATAAAGTAATACCATTAGACGGAGGTAGATAGGATGATTGTAGATTTTAGAGTACGTGTCCCATTACGTGATACGGAAGATGACCCTATGGTCCCGGCGCCCCCATTTATGGGTCGCTATAATAAGTTACTCAACTACGAGGAAAGAGTAAATAAGCCTTTAGACAAGTTAATAGAGGAAATGGATGAAGCGCGGATAAATAGGGCGGTACTGCAGGCTGAGTATGAGTATGGTGATTACGCTAAGATATTAAATAGGAGAGCCGGGGAAATAGTGGCGCGTTACCCTAACCGCTTTGTTGGATTTGCTACTGTTGATCCACGAGAGGGAATGGAAGCTGTCAGGGAGTTAGAAACAGCGGTGAAGGATTTTGGCTTAAGGGGTCTAAATCTGCAGCCATGTTTTTTAAGAATGGAACCGACCCATCGCTTATTTTACCCTTTATATGCTAAGTGTGTGGAGTTGGGGATACCTGTAACCCTTCATACAGGAGTAAACTATTCCGAGGTCCATCCGATGAAATACGATCACCCGCTTCATATTGACGAAGTAGCTTGTGATTTCCCTGAGCTTAATATTATTGCCTGCCATACTGGTTGGCCCTGGATATCTGATATTGTTGCTGTTGCTAGAAAACATCCAAAGGTGTATATGGACCTTGGAGGTATTTCTCCTAAGTATATCGCAAAACAGGGCAGTGGCTGGGAGGTATTCTTTCACTTTGCCAATTCGTTGCTGCAGGAGCAGGTTCTATTTGCCACTGACTGGCCGGTTTTTCCTTTTCAAAGGGCTATTGAGGAGTTGAAGGGTTTGGCGTTTAAAGAGGAAGTTAAAGAAAAAATACTCTTTAGAAATGCAGAAAAGTTACTAGAAGAAATAAGTTAATATTTAGAGGGAATGATTATAACCTTCGCTCTTTAGTAAAAGAGCGAAGGTTATTGTTTGGGATGTGCCTTAGCCGTGATGGGTAACAAGCTTAGCTAACAAAACACCGGTAAATGCTTGTAACTTTTTTCACAACTTTAGTCAATTTTTCCTAACCTAAGAATAAATATAAGATTGAGAAGAATTTTACCCTTATCGCCTCAGCGATGAGCCTGACTTTATCATGTCAAGGCCATGTGACCGGTTTCCGGTACGCATGGCTTTTCGTATTTTTACGGTGCTGCTAATTGTGGTTTTTACCTAGGCAAAATAGGCAGCACTACCGATGCCTGCCTTAGCCCTCCCGTGGTTTAATAAACCTAGGGTGGATTCAACCTAAAAACTTTAGGAGGTTTTACTTATGGGAGCGAGAGCGTATTTGTTGGTCAATGTAATGGATGGGGTTAAACACAGGGAATTCATTAAAATTCTACAGGAACTGGAAAACACTTTGGAAGTAGACTTTGTTGACCCGGTAGTAGGGGATTACGACTTAGTTATCATGATTGAAGCGCCGGTTACTGTCCAATGCGTAGCGCAAAAAATTGCTGAACAGCCGTGGGTTGCTAATCTCTCTGTATTGAAAATGACCAGCTTGCTAGAGCGGCATAAGCCCATCAAATCTTTATCGATAAGTGTAACCGAGGGACAATAATTATGAAGGACGACAGCCGAAAAACTACCTTAGACCCGTCTACCAGATCTATCATCGATAAGATTGTACAGGAGAATAACTTGAATAAAGGTGCTGGAATAACAATTTTGCAGCAAGTGCAAGCCTCCTTGGGGTACGTTTCACCGCCAATGATTAGACGCATCTCTAAATTAACAGGAATAACCGCCAGCGCTTTATACAGCATCGCTACCTTTTATGCTCAGTTCCGTTTGGAGCCCATTGGCAAACATCTTGTGCAAGTGTGTCACGGCACTGCCTGTCACCTGGCAGGAGCTGAAAAAATAACTGAAACCATAACGATGGAAACAGGTGCTGCCGAAGGCCATACCAGTCCGGACGGGAAGTTTACGGTGGAAAAGGTAGCCTGCCTCGGGTGTTGCAGCCTTGGGCCGGTAATGACCATTAATGAAACGACCCATATTCGGCTAACACCGGAGGCGGC is part of the Metallumcola ferriviriculae genome and harbors:
- a CDS encoding phenylacetate--CoA ligase family protein → MSWKKYWDEELETMSPSKLEVLEEKKLRQQIEYCFATSSFYRDKMQLAGIKLEDIQCKQDLSKFPFTTKDEIRENQETESPYGGYLSSSPEKLKRVHGTSGTTGRFILTCFTQNDVRVAAECGARSLWTAGMRPDDTVFHVFNYSIYVGGLTDHLSAEYLGATVVPIGVGQSQAFISLAKDIQPTVITSTPSYPVYLAKKLRDEYGMEPKELGLKKGLFGGEPGAGIPATRKRLEEMWGFEARDANYGLGEVLAIFASECEAEDGLHFCGQGALIVELIDPDTADVKKIEAGAEGELVLTTLEREATPLIRYRTRDFVRVVTTEPCSCGRTSFRFKVIGRSDDMLWVRGVNVFPKAIEETVMKLRPQVTGEHQIILDREGAIDILPLKIEYAEHIELNHLDKLRKFIEDRFSDELRVTTKVELVPSGSLPTFEKKAKRIKKVFKGE
- a CDS encoding amidohydrolase family protein yields the protein MIVDFRVRVPLRDTEDDPMVPAPPFMGRYNKLLNYEERVNKPLDKLIEEMDEARINRAVLQAEYEYGDYAKILNRRAGEIVARYPNRFVGFATVDPREGMEAVRELETAVKDFGLRGLNLQPCFLRMEPTHRLFYPLYAKCVELGIPVTLHTGVNYSEVHPMKYDHPLHIDEVACDFPELNIIACHTGWPWISDIVAVARKHPKVYMDLGGISPKYIAKQGSGWEVFFHFANSLLQEQVLFATDWPVFPFQRAIEELKGLAFKEEVKEKILFRNAEKLLEEIS
- the nuoE gene encoding NADH-quinone oxidoreductase subunit NuoE yields the protein MKDDSRKTTLDPSTRSIIDKIVQENNLNKGAGITILQQVQASLGYVSPPMIRRISKLTGITASALYSIATFYAQFRLEPIGKHLVQVCHGTACHLAGAEKITETITMETGAAEGHTSPDGKFTVEKVACLGCCSLGPVMTINETTHIRLTPEAARKLAKSKKKGCKCEKSSHADQQPGVTPDE